TCGTCCTTGGCATTGCCAGCTACCTCAGCCCACCTCTTAGACTCGTCCTTCCCTTTTTTGACCATCCTCTCTAGCGAAATCCTCGTCTTATTTAGCTCAGTTGCTTGCCTAGACGCGGCTATGAACTTAGACATTGCCtccataaattaaaattcttatcACAACATATATACATGTATTTATAATAAGATGAGGTATACACATATAAAGAGTACATACCTTAAAAAGGTCGTGCACACCAAAGTGCTCAAAGTCTTTCaaagacatgtcatagcatGCCGTTATGTCCTTGTCCATCGCTACCTTCTCAAACCTTTCCCAAGCCAAGTCCTCATTGGAAAGAAGGTTTTAAGGTACTTGTTGAGAAGGCTGAGACGGGGAAGAAGGGGCAACTTTGGACGAGATTTGCACGGACGAGGGATCCTTCGGTTCAGAATCAACATCCAGAATTCGGATGGAATGACCCTGGGGGACGAGGAAAGGATTGGGTTGATCGTCCTGGGTTTGAGCGTCCTTAGCCTTAGACGACCTATGCTTAACCCTCTTTTCCTTACGTCTGCTTGGAAGATTCCCTAAATCAACTCCAAGGGACAAGCTCTTCCTTTTATCCCCAGTGGAAGGACGAGGCTGAGATTCCTCGAGGATAGGATGAGGCTGAGATTCCTCAAGGACAAGACGAGGCTGAGACTGAACCTCTGGGCCTACAACCTCGTCCATTATCTCCTTCCCTTTATTCTCCTTCATAGTAGTCATTCATGCAGAGAAATTTGTTAGAATCACTTCTAGAAATGGCAAAAGGGATCACTCGAAGTAAAAAATTACGTCTACGGACTGTACGCTCGTAGGCTGTGGCTTCAGGAGAAGGCTCAAgaccaagtccccaagtagCAAGGCATTGAAGAGTGACCAAGGAGTGGAAATCCCTCTTAgggtgaagacgagcctttTGCACGCGTTCAAGGTAAAACTTGCTTAAATGAGGTCGTCTAGCACCTATAAAAAGGAGAGGGTGATTAGACAACTACAATAAAAAGTGTAACAAGAAGTAAAGGGACAGCCAGACATACCTTCaagacgaaggttccctaagtCTCCTATATAGGGAGGGAAGGGATCCCTGTTAGCCTCAATAGGGCATCCAGCCTAAAAGccagagacgaagaagaactccaTCTTCCATTTCCTATTTGAGGTGACTAAGGATTTTATCAGCCTATAATCTCTCCCTCTGGCTGTGAACTGATAAAAGCCAAGGGATTGGTTAATCTCGGAGGGCTTGTAGCAGAAGAGGAACTTGTCCACAGTAAGAGGACGATCCCTCTCAAACACCTccctccataaaacttgcataGCGACAATTAGCCACCATGCATTGGGGTTGAACTGGCATAtacctaaacctaacctagaaAGCAACTCCCTGGCGAAGGCATTGAGGGGCAACCTCAAACCCCTCAAGAGGTAAGCCTCATAAATGCCAACGCCAAAACAGGGTtgacaacaccactcatcacgcGCAAGTACCCTAGGATTTAAACTTTCAGGGATTTGGTACCAAGTCTTAAGGATGCCTAACTTTCTCTCGTATGTCTTAGAAGCAACCCCAACAGCACAACTATAAACTACCTCTTCCTCGTTTTGAGCAAAAGACGAAGGAGCGCTTGTGCCAGCCCTAGAACCTGACTTAGCCCTTGTCCTAAGACTTTCTTGAAATACCTCTAGGGGAACCCCAGGGACACCCAACGTATACTCGTCCGTGGTGTTTCCCTCACTACTGCTATTGCaatcactactactactatcactagaCCCACTAAAACTAATAGggtcatgatactcgtctatagTTTTGTCAACACTATTGCTAGATGAAGAAAGGTCTATTTCAGAAATTCTTTGAGAAAGCTTAAAACCTGAGGACGAGGATGGAGAAAATACCTGAGTCTAGACAGAGGGGAACTACGGACGCAGGAAACTTCTAGACGAGGGGCTAAGACGaggatgtcaaagaagaaaattcgAGAAAGTGCAGAGGGTATGggaggaattccactatttataggcattGAAAAATGGTGTCTCAAATTATGTGACCAATCAGGACATGCCACGTGGCACTTCCCtcgaaaaaataaattaacatgacAAATTGCCAATGAAACTGCAACACGTGGCATACACAACagctaataaaaaatatgtgtCCAAATGATGACATCAGTTGATGTACGTCCTAGACGACCTAtagacaagggggcaactgatggggtatGATAAAATGCAACTCCAGCATCGTCTATGGAGGTCGTCCAAGACAAGATCGGGAAAGCAAATGTTGAAAGAACCTCATCCTTGCAGGAGAATGCTTGGACAAGGTTCTCATGGTCAGATTTTACAAAACCTCACCATCTCGTCCATGGGAGCCATCAACCTCGTCCTTACAAGGTCGTCCATAGGCGAACGACCTTCCTGGGAAGCTAAATACGCTCGACaggaggacccctggacgagcctttggcacttaggaaaattcctgagtGTGCACCACGACTTcttattacacgcataacttctaGTGACCATTATGTGAGAAAAACGTAACTCTTAAGCAGTTGTGAAAGTTATCCCTAAACCCTCatacctcctcaaatccaggggaggttacgagtttgataactgtctttaggacactatataaacgcttattcagaccaaacaaaggtacgCTTTTTACACATCCttaaaagttggaactccaaaatttgagagagaaaaactaactttgccatcggagggttcttggtcggcgaccccggtcacctttgattgcttttcttcctttttcaggccatcaagacagccaatagtcctttcaagtccgaagcatccagcctactgattttctttgcatcatcagaaGTCTTGAAAATATGAAACCAAAATAAATCCATTACACAACCAGCAAATATAAAGAGTATGAAGTCATTCCATAGCATTATAATCCTCCCAAATGTCACGACAAATATCATCCCATTTCCAAACccattctctattttcttcttaGACTTCCCTTTGCGATTGTTGGACTCTTCTACTTGTACTTTCATTTGCAAGTGGGCTTCCATGAACCCTGTTGCTCATAATTGATTCTAAAGGGTCAACTCTTATTATGTGATTATGAATTATGCAACAagctataaaaaatttctattccCGTGATAACAAAGGTAAACAACCTATaaaaaataagccttatttttattagggcTTTTCGTTaattaaagatagttttctgttgatcaatatttttttatactaccaaacactagaaaatatgaaatattatttttatagaaggttttccaacaaaacaaatagagtGTTAATctttttatgtctttctcttttaATAATTCTTCGGAAGGTGACTACCTATAATATATTCAAATCCCTCACAATTACCATTCATTTCCATGCAACTCCCATTTGTCACATCCATTTCCATGTAATTTGTAGATGGTTGATCGCAAGATATCAAAGGGCTAGTTTGGATGGAAGAAAACTAGAgaagagtagagtagaattgaCCGGTGAAGGTGATTAAGATTGGTACGGGATACAGATTGAAAATcacattgattttatttattaatttataattagaCACTTGCCTTTCGACATGTTTAGACTGCGTTTGTTTCAGGTGTAATTGAATTCTTGAAATTGTTGTACATCGCTGCTGGTGTTTGGAAACATAGAAAATTACGGTCAAACTGAAAATAGGTTTCAGTTGACCGTAAAATACCCACCCCACACCTGTAAATCATTTTACACTTtcattttaccttcaaatcatTTCTATTCTCGTTAGAAAATTTCTCTACTCACTCACTCTCATCACTCATGCCAAGCCCAAGTTGAAAGACGAAGAGAGCTATCACCGGTGAAGCCCAGATCCAGTCCCCGACCCACGGCCCGTTGGTCTGATCGCGCTGCCTTAGCTCCTTCGTCGTGCTCAAACCCATCTCCAATGAACCCAGCTAAACCCACCCCGATTTCACCATATCCTAGTCTCCGACCTAGGGCCTCACTGTCGTGCCTGCAAGCCCCTCTGCTGGTGAAGGTAGTTTCTCATCTACTTCACCTTCGTCCTCTTTCTCGCTCATTAGACCCATCATTCTACCACCCACGTCGTCGatgccttaaatttttttattttattttatttttattgtaaaataatatttttgcttGGGTTTTGGAGGATTGGTGGTTGGGGTGATTCATGGGTtttagtggtggtgggttgggGGTGAGTTTAAGTGTTGATGGTGGTTGAATGGGGGTGGTGGATTGTTGGCTATGGTGGTTTGTGGGTTTCAATGGTGGTGGATTATGGGTTTTGGTAAATGgttttgatattgattttgaGATTGATTTTAAGAttaatgggttttgattttgattatgatttttcaaattaattggTTATGTGGTGGATGATGGTAGCTGGGTTTGTAGTGGCTGGTGGTGGCTAAGTTTATGGTGGTGATTGTGGTTGTTGGTTTTTTGAAAATAGGTTTTTACACGCaataccaaacactagaaataCTTTTCTagcaaatttttcaaaatacaaacaaacaattgaaaatattttagactcaaaaaacattttaagtATTACCAACCGCAGCCTTAATGTTATACTAAACGTGGTTGTTCCATAAGcataaacacaaaattattcagtaaaaaagaaaagaaaagaaaaagtaactATATAAGGGTTTAAATTtaaagagaaacaaacaaattagaATAGACTCATAGAACaggcaaaatttttcaaataactataaaaatcaaactatatcattagttagccaaagtttgaaacaaatttggtatcTAACAATTCGAGTCCTTTgaactcgattttggaatgctaaATCGAGGGTAATAAACTCGATTTCAAGGTCGTTTGTAGCTGATGTGGACAGGGAGTCCACGTCGGCATAAAACTCGAGTCCAGAGGACTCGAGTTCTGTcaaatagaaatcgagtcctTAGGACTcgatttcattttgtttcagAAATTTACGTTCTATTCAACAACTGAGCGTTGTTCCAAAAACCAACTTGGTGTTCTTCCAAGCCAAGCCCCAAAAACCGAGTGTTGTTTCAGCAACTCTCCACTTCCAAGCCCCAAAAACTCGTGAACTAATCAAATCCAAAACGAATCAAACCCACTCTCCACTCGGTGTTCTTCGATGTTTTGTTCTCTGGATTTCTTCTTCGGCGTTTTGATCggatttctgggttttgatttctgggttttgatttcttcttcttcggcgcatgggttttgatttcttcatcTCTGGTTCTTCAGCGTTTTCTTCTTCAGCgatttctgggttttgatttcttcggcgcatgggttttgatttctgggttttgatttcttcttcttcttcgacgcatgggttttgatttcttcatcTCTGGTTCTTCAACGTTTTCTTCTTCAGCGATGTCTGGGTTTAGGTGATACGAAATCGAGTCCTacagactcgatttctatttgACAGAACTCGAGTTCGTAGAACTCGATTTCTATGCCGACGTGGACCAGGTGTCCACATCAGCTCCGAATGAGGTTGAAATCGAGATCTGTGCACTCGATttagcattccaaaatcgagtctaagggactcgatttgttatataccaaatttgtttcaaactttggctaactaatgatatagtttgatttttatagttatttgaaaaattttgcccATAGAACACTAACTTGAAATTCCCACCATTTTGCCTTTGCTTAAACTCTTCACTTCAATCAGTTCAATGTCCACCAGCGACAACGAAGATCCATGGTTGGCCCCAGACAAGCTTCACCATCTGCTCTTCTGTTTCTCTCTCACACTCCTCTTCTCCTTCCTCGCGACCCGTACCCGCTACCCTTTCCTCGGCCGCCACTCCATTCGGGTCGGATCCATCCTCTCCCTCCTCGCCGGCGCTGCAAAAGAGGCTGCCGATCACCTCGGATATTTCCAATCCTCCGGAGCCTCTGCCAAGGACGCCGTCGCCGATTTCATTGGCGTTCTCATCGCTTATCTCGTACTATCGCTTGCTTCATCGTTCTGGTTCTCGGGTCGACCCGATAAGGGTCCGGGTCAGTCCTCGATGGTCTGAGCGGGTCCAAGGGCTAGGAAGGAGCTTCAATCAAGCTTTCCAGGCATTGGGTCAACCCGGGTTTCAGGGCCGAAATGGAGATGTTTTCATGGGTAATTGGGTCATTGTTAGTGGGGTCGAGCATTCTGTGGTGGGTGGTTGAAGAAGAGGAAAGTTTGTTTTGTTGGTGAGAAAGTGTGGGAAAAGACTTTAGCGAAGGAATTACAAGTGTTGCTGAGAAATGTGGGACTGGTGAATggagaagaagggaaaaaacacacacacagaaaaaaggattttgggttttggattaGTTGAGGTACTTTTTTTTGTTCCCCTTGgccttgatgtcttttgtagtAATTCTTTGgaaaataacaattaaattttgtttaccTTGCCTACTTGTTGTCATGTACCAAGTGGAGAATTATAATTGCCCTTTTGCCCCTTTCAATCCTAATTAAATATAATGGTTGTAGAAGAATTATTGGtaaattcacattttttattcatattctTCCATCAAGTGCAATTATCTAGTGAATGCGATTTTTCTGCtgttattcaattttttccctTCTGTTATCTGGCAAAACTTCTGTAAATTGAGTACGTGCTCATGAGTTGTATGAATATGTGATGTTCACAGAAATGAAACTCAATGTGGATTTCTCATAGTTAAGGTGGTCCAAACTATGAAATGCTTA
The sequence above is drawn from the Castanea sativa cultivar Marrone di Chiusa Pesio chromosome 5, ASM4071231v1 genome and encodes:
- the LOC142633391 gene encoding uncharacterized protein LOC142633391; translation: MSTSDNEDPWLAPDKLHHLLFCFSLTLLFSFLATRTRYPFLGRHSIRVGSILSLLAGAAKEAADHLGYFQSSGASAKDAVADFIGVLIAYLVLSLASSFWFSGRPDKGPGQSSMV